In the Verrucomicrobiia bacterium genome, one interval contains:
- the tatC gene encoding twin-arginine translocase subunit TatC, which yields MSQAQRNQHQKRSRRANEASQTSTFSSHLNELRTRLLLTALAFLLASGFAYTHQQELLHVIMLPLKGQELIYLTPGGGFNLIFQIAIYAGLIVCLPVLFYQLYAFIRPALPLHARRSSVKLIAAVICLITLGVLYGYFVAVPVALEFLNNFAGDAVTPSLTADSYLHFFLAYIAGLAVLSLLPLLLLFWHWIRPLSPGGLLKSERWVIAGAFIVAAIITPTPDVVNQLMIAGPVIGLYQLGVMSVLISLHLKKSRNKKAQLPLSSASKEGLS from the coding sequence ATGAGCCAAGCCCAAAGAAACCAGCACCAGAAGAGAAGTCGTAGGGCTAACGAAGCCTCCCAGACTTCCACTTTTTCTTCGCATTTAAATGAACTTCGCACCCGCTTATTATTGACGGCTTTGGCTTTTCTGCTGGCGTCCGGCTTTGCCTACACACACCAGCAAGAATTGCTCCATGTAATTATGCTGCCCCTGAAAGGGCAAGAATTAATTTATTTAACGCCCGGCGGTGGATTTAACCTAATCTTTCAGATTGCGATCTACGCTGGACTCATTGTTTGCTTACCAGTGCTCTTCTATCAACTGTATGCTTTTATACGCCCGGCGCTGCCGCTCCATGCTCGTCGTTCTTCAGTAAAGTTAATCGCGGCCGTTATTTGCCTTATAACGCTTGGGGTGTTGTATGGTTATTTTGTTGCAGTTCCGGTTGCGCTTGAGTTTTTGAATAATTTTGCCGGCGATGCCGTTACGCCGTCTTTAACGGCCGATTCCTATCTTCATTTCTTTTTAGCTTACATAGCTGGGCTGGCGGTATTATCTTTATTGCCGTTACTACTGTTATTCTGGCACTGGATTCGCCCGCTCAGTCCGGGCGGCCTGTTAAAATCTGAACGCTGGGTGATTGCGGGGGCGTTTATCGTCGCGGCAATCATTACCCCAACACCTGATGTCGTGAATCAATTAATGATAGCCGGCCCGGTTATCGGGCTTTACCAGCTAGGCGTAATGAGCGTTTTGATTTCATTACATCTCAAGAAGTCGAGAAACAAGAAGGCACAATTGCCGCTATCCTCCGCCTCTAAAGAGGGCCTTTCTTAG
- a CDS encoding VOC family protein, with protein sequence MISSTLIIQYRQPQKGDTMQLIDSLKMFSITVSDMKKSKAFYADALGLKITQDYREDDDNWWVTLEFPSGGAAITLGKAAKYGADEPLKPGMIGMYLTTTNLEATRGELSKKGVKVSEIMDDLFGPGSGTQFISIEDPDGNAINVLQES encoded by the coding sequence ATGATATCAAGTACATTGATTATACAATACCGCCAACCACAAAAAGGGGACACCATGCAGCTAATCGATAGCCTAAAAATGTTCAGCATCACCGTGAGCGACATGAAAAAGTCAAAGGCGTTTTACGCCGACGCGCTCGGCCTAAAGATCACTCAAGACTATCGCGAAGACGACGACAATTGGTGGGTGACCTTAGAATTCCCCAGTGGTGGCGCCGCGATCACCTTGGGTAAGGCCGCAAAATATGGTGCCGATGAACCCCTAAAACCTGGGATGATAGGCATGTACCTTACCACCACTAACCTTGAAGCTACCCGGGGTGAGCTCAGCAAAAAAGGCGTCAAAGTGAGCGAAATTATGGACGACCTCTTTGGCCCAGGCTCGGGCACGCAGTTTATAAGCATCGAGGACCCAGACGGCAACGCTATAAACGTACTGCAAGAATCGTAA
- a CDS encoding glycosyl hydrolase family 28-related protein — protein sequence MARLPSPGGDSGTWGNILNDFLSVAHNNDGTLKTIGDTEVGTLSQTKITNLVSDLAATEKTANKGQADGYAALNGDSKVPAVQLGGTGGDATNFLRGDNTWAPAVDSTASRYKGEWSPSTAYAVNDIVTHHGEGIYIITTVHTSGATFNLSNKVRLNGRARTYDVMDYGAVADNATDNTAVLNEVINKAVQDGIADGTHFARIHFPPGTYVVSSPTTKGGVAKGNAQIEIPYIQTTGKKFSLVLSGTENGSAFAHWQQTTEQRSGAVIRSTLTGLSADGTWGAPSIVGGPSVPQGSGMFSNMVITVDGISVMAPHQPGIIGWDFKWIAQAVILSASALANASPAGTPSLSTSHTNDLSIGLRMPDNLNNDCAVIVDFSCEGFYYGCTLGEHLTALRLALIYCEVGIYVGGVGGASFHGITIVNLSVEATPINIQCLNGNGGSIPIDVLGMHVETSTGYTIDDPNNNFTGTINFASIGSNPPTVRGAAHLKIVSTNQPSSPGHKTAPAVPASTTSLVNPFWRDAAVTISGGTVTEVAVDGTATGITSGTVIVPSGKAIKLTYSSAPSWNWVAL from the coding sequence ATGGCAAGACTTCCATCACCAGGCGGCGACAGCGGCACGTGGGGCAATATACTAAATGATTTTTTAAGTGTTGCTCATAACAACGACGGCACTTTGAAGACAATTGGCGACACCGAAGTGGGCACACTATCGCAAACTAAAATTACTAATTTGGTAAGTGATTTAGCCGCGACAGAAAAGACAGCAAACAAAGGCCAGGCCGACGGATATGCGGCGCTTAATGGCGATTCAAAGGTGCCTGCCGTACAATTGGGCGGCACTGGTGGCGATGCAACTAACTTTCTACGCGGCGACAACACCTGGGCGCCTGCGGTTGATTCCACGGCGTCACGCTACAAAGGTGAGTGGTCACCTTCAACAGCTTATGCAGTAAATGATATCGTCACCCATCATGGAGAAGGAATATATATCATTACAACCGTCCACACCAGCGGTGCTACTTTTAATCTAAGCAACAAAGTGCGGCTCAACGGACGGGCACGTACCTACGATGTTATGGATTACGGCGCCGTAGCAGATAACGCAACTGATAACACCGCCGTTTTGAATGAAGTAATTAATAAAGCGGTGCAGGATGGCATTGCTGACGGCACGCATTTTGCCCGAATACATTTTCCTCCGGGTACATACGTCGTCTCCAGCCCAACAACGAAGGGCGGCGTCGCCAAGGGCAATGCTCAAATCGAAATTCCTTATATACAGACAACGGGTAAAAAGTTCTCGCTTGTCCTTTCTGGCACCGAAAACGGATCGGCGTTTGCCCACTGGCAGCAAACGACCGAGCAGCGATCGGGCGCAGTAATACGCTCTACTCTAACCGGTTTGTCGGCAGACGGTACCTGGGGAGCGCCTTCAATCGTAGGTGGCCCGTCCGTCCCGCAGGGAAGCGGTATGTTTTCGAATATGGTGATTACCGTCGATGGCATTTCTGTCATGGCGCCACACCAACCAGGCATTATTGGCTGGGATTTTAAATGGATTGCTCAGGCCGTGATTCTTTCGGCCAGCGCTCTAGCTAACGCAAGCCCTGCCGGTACCCCGTCACTTTCTACATCTCATACAAATGACCTTAGCATCGGTCTGCGCATGCCCGATAATCTCAACAATGACTGCGCCGTAATTGTCGATTTCTCGTGTGAAGGTTTTTACTATGGCTGCACCTTAGGGGAACATTTAACGGCCCTTCGGTTGGCTCTCATTTACTGCGAAGTAGGTATTTACGTTGGTGGGGTAGGTGGCGCATCTTTTCATGGCATCACCATTGTTAACCTCTCCGTAGAAGCTACTCCTATCAATATTCAATGTTTGAATGGGAATGGCGGCTCAATACCAATAGATGTCTTAGGCATGCATGTCGAAACTTCGACAGGCTATACCATTGACGATCCTAACAATAATTTTACGGGAACCATTAACTTTGCCAGTATCGGCAGCAATCCGCCGACTGTGCGCGGCGCAGCGCATTTAAAGATCGTCTCTACAAACCAACCATCGTCGCCCGGGCACAAAACTGCTCCGGCTGTACCGGCTTCAACGACTTCATTAGTTAACCCCTTCTGGCGAGATGCAGCTGTCACAATTTCAGGTGGCACGGTAACAGAAGTGGCTGTCGACGGTACAGCGACGGGTATTACTTCGGGTACGGTTATCGTGCCGAGTGGCAAGGCAATTAAGCTCACGTATTCTTCGGCCCCATCCTGGAACTGGGTGGCGCTGTAA
- a CDS encoding NUDIX domain-containing protein produces the protein MKEYRFTPISPYHISCGGVVYRHRGQELEVLLLIDHDGSFMLPKGTLRHNETLEHCALREIEEESGQRGTITAYLGGRLDEGLDKQTDYPISKITHYFAVAWQEDTGVHDHEYASSRWVTVTQAEQLLTRSSVLAILERFIALMDSDYDFIG, from the coding sequence GTGAAAGAATATCGTTTTACCCCAATCTCGCCGTATCACATTTCGTGCGGTGGTGTGGTTTATCGGCACCGTGGCCAAGAACTTGAGGTGCTGCTTTTGATCGACCACGACGGTAGCTTTATGCTACCTAAAGGCACCCTCCGACATAACGAAACTCTTGAACACTGCGCCCTTAGGGAAATCGAGGAGGAAAGTGGTCAAAGAGGGACGATTACCGCATACTTAGGCGGCCGTTTAGATGAAGGGTTAGATAAGCAAACTGACTATCCGATTTCAAAAATCACCCACTATTTTGCCGTCGCCTGGCAAGAAGACACCGGCGTTCACGACCACGAATACGCTAGCAGCCGCTGGGTAACCGTTACCCAAGCCGAACAATTACTAACAAGATCTTCGGTATTGGCTATTTTAGAACGCTTTATTGCGCTTATGGATAGCGACTACGATTTTATTGGGTAG
- a CDS encoding NUDIX hydrolase: MNDTISYKQSAGGIVHHNGKFLALEVLDYGEVVFPKGTIEPGETPEQTAVREILEETGYQVTITAPLGEITYDFTEHDQHYRKMVHYFLLKLIDAKAAPKPNRQAGENFENLWLTAEEAFTRLTHEDSKKMLRYALEKLAVSKDS; encoded by the coding sequence ATGAATGATACTATATCCTACAAGCAATCGGCGGGCGGCATTGTGCATCATAATGGCAAGTTCTTAGCATTAGAGGTGCTTGATTATGGCGAAGTAGTATTTCCGAAAGGTACAATTGAGCCGGGCGAAACCCCAGAACAAACAGCTGTTCGAGAAATTTTAGAAGAAACAGGCTACCAGGTTACCATTACAGCTCCTCTGGGCGAAATAACTTATGATTTTACTGAGCATGACCAACACTACCGAAAGATGGTGCACTACTTTTTATTGAAGCTAATTGACGCTAAGGCTGCGCCAAAGCCCAATCGCCAGGCAGGCGAAAACTTCGAAAATCTTTGGCTGACTGCCGAGGAGGCCTTTACCAGGTTGACGCACGAAGATAGCAAGAAAATGTTACGGTATGCGCTCGAGAAGCTGGCCGTGAGTAAAGATAGTTGA
- a CDS encoding twin-arginine translocation signal domain-containing protein: MKIKQDFEQLLRKDMDRRDFLKHVGIGFAAILGITAMLKTLSSVMSPGPESIGYGSSTYGGVRPNTTPSGSATTSRQGSKLA, encoded by the coding sequence ATGAAAATAAAACAAGATTTCGAGCAATTATTACGAAAAGATATGGATCGGCGCGATTTTCTGAAACATGTGGGTATTGGCTTTGCGGCGATCCTCGGTATTACTGCCATGCTAAAAACGCTGTCGAGCGTTATGTCACCGGGGCCCGAGAGTATCGGCTATGGCTCTAGCACTTACGGTGGCGTGCGCCCGAACACCACTCCTTCAGGCTCTGCAACTACCTCAAGACAAGGATCAAAATTAGCTTAA
- a CDS encoding cyclopropane-fatty-acyl-phospholipid synthase family protein codes for MRMFAEMTDKLLKELLRLALHQRLRWGRLRLTLWDGTAERFGTSGDLLHAAVTDREVVQRMLTNASVAVGEAYMFDQLRIAEEDLPLFFEMVNRNTPKPSLQTRLVRREPNHERLQRRQIGVHYDLGNDYYDLVLGETGLYSCAYFEAEGDDLDTAQRQKIAHLIRKLEVQPRNSVLDIGCGWGYLAVEIAKQHPGVEVLGITLSKEQLKGARERAKREGVADRVSFELKGYQQLDGQFNRIISVGMFEHVGRKNHDDYFSQVARLLAERGVTVLHTITQEEPWRPVSPWVAKWIFPGGDLPTIAQVEKGLGRHGLHSIDRENLWEHYWFTLAEWYRRHKEHREEIIALLEGRVPGLAGEQAFRMRSFWYEGSMAGFAEHGRLGLNQWIATKGKPRRGAWPRTRRYLYRSTETA; via the coding sequence ATGCGGATGTTCGCAGAAATGACGGACAAGCTGCTCAAGGAACTCCTGCGCCTGGCGCTTCATCAGCGGCTTCGCTGGGGGCGCCTGCGCCTTACCTTGTGGGACGGCACCGCGGAGCGGTTTGGCACTTCCGGAGATCTGCTCCATGCAGCAGTAACCGACCGCGAAGTGGTGCAGCGAATGCTGACCAACGCCAGTGTGGCCGTAGGCGAAGCCTACATGTTTGATCAGCTGCGAATTGCCGAGGAAGACCTTCCGCTGTTCTTCGAGATGGTCAACCGCAACACGCCCAAGCCCAGCCTTCAGACTCGACTGGTGCGGCGCGAGCCCAACCACGAGCGCTTGCAGCGCCGGCAGATCGGGGTGCATTACGATCTTGGTAATGACTATTACGATCTGGTGCTGGGCGAAACCGGGTTGTACTCGTGCGCCTACTTCGAAGCAGAAGGAGACGATCTCGACACCGCACAGCGCCAGAAAATTGCCCATCTGATTCGTAAGCTCGAGGTGCAGCCACGAAACAGCGTGCTGGATATCGGCTGTGGCTGGGGGTATTTGGCAGTCGAGATTGCCAAGCAGCACCCAGGTGTTGAGGTGCTTGGCATCACGCTGAGCAAGGAGCAGCTCAAGGGTGCCCGCGAGCGCGCCAAGCGCGAAGGCGTGGCCGATCGAGTGAGCTTTGAGCTGAAGGGCTACCAGCAGCTGGACGGACAGTTCAACCGAATTATTTCGGTGGGCATGTTCGAACACGTGGGCCGCAAGAACCACGACGATTACTTCTCGCAGGTGGCTCGCTTGCTGGCGGAGCGTGGCGTAACCGTGCTGCACACCATTACGCAGGAAGAGCCGTGGCGGCCAGTCAGCCCTTGGGTGGCGAAGTGGATCTTCCCCGGTGGTGACCTGCCAACGATCGCTCAGGTCGAAAAGGGTTTGGGCCGGCACGGCCTGCACTCGATCGACCGTGAGAACCTGTGGGAGCACTACTGGTTTACTCTGGCCGAATGGTACCGGCGCCACAAGGAGCATCGCGAAGAAATTATCGCGCTACTCGAGGGTCGCGTGCCTGGGCTGGCGGGCGAGCAGGCCTTCCGAATGCGCTCGTTCTGGTACGAAGGCTCGATGGCTGGTTTCGCCGAGCATGGTCGGCTGGGGCTGAACCAGTGGATTGCCACTAAGGGCAAGCCGCGGCGAGGCGCTTGGCCGCGGACGCGCCGGTACTTGTATCGGTCAACGGAGACCGCGTAA
- the tatA gene encoding twin-arginine translocase TatA/TatE family subunit has translation MFGLGAPELVVILVILVLLFGASKLPKLAKSIGTSARELRNSMRDDEPSPKKPAPEEKS, from the coding sequence ATGTTTGGATTAGGCGCACCGGAGTTAGTCGTCATTTTAGTAATACTGGTATTGCTCTTTGGGGCAAGTAAATTGCCAAAGCTGGCAAAAAGTATTGGTACATCCGCTAGAGAATTGCGTAATAGTATGCGAGACGATGAGCCAAGCCCAAAGAAACCAGCACCAGAAGAGAAGTCGTAG
- a CDS encoding FAD-dependent oxidoreductase — MLTTLTLKEKAHLIADVWAFRFVADQPVQWIAGQYMSVELPHDQPDGKGTKRWFTISSAPYEGIIQITTRLTDSSFKRALAALPIGGKLPLLDQPHGNFVWQDTTSPLIFVAGGIGITAFRTILRQRAHEGSSLAVHLLYGNRTHDIVFKEEFDNYAANDPHFTVDYVVGEPLNVAKLAKLAPNLNKSLVYVSGPTMMVTALGKELEGAGLPSSQLKQDFYPSYSEMNY; from the coding sequence ATGCTAACCACGCTGACACTCAAAGAAAAAGCACACCTTATAGCCGATGTGTGGGCCTTTCGTTTTGTGGCAGACCAACCAGTACAGTGGATCGCTGGGCAATATATGAGCGTTGAACTGCCGCACGATCAGCCAGATGGCAAGGGTACGAAACGCTGGTTTACAATTTCATCGGCGCCCTATGAAGGAATTATCCAAATCACCACCCGACTCACCGACAGTTCTTTTAAACGGGCATTAGCGGCACTGCCAATTGGCGGCAAGCTACCGTTACTCGATCAGCCGCATGGCAACTTTGTGTGGCAAGACACCACCTCGCCGCTCATATTTGTGGCTGGCGGCATAGGAATTACAGCCTTTCGTACTATTTTGCGGCAACGAGCGCATGAAGGTTCGTCGCTGGCGGTGCATCTGCTATACGGCAATCGCACCCACGATATTGTTTTTAAGGAAGAATTTGATAATTACGCCGCAAACGATCCACACTTTACAGTAGATTACGTCGTGGGCGAGCCGTTGAATGTGGCTAAATTGGCAAAGTTAGCGCCAAACCTCAATAAATCCTTGGTGTATGTTTCTGGTCCAACCATGATGGTCACTGCGCTTGGGAAAGAGCTTGAAGGGGCTGGCTTACCGTCCAGCCAGTTGAAGCAAGACTTCTACCCTAGTTACTCCGAGATGAATTATTAA
- a CDS encoding excinuclease ABC subunit UvrA, whose product MQEFIDIRGARQNNLKNVSLTIPKRKITAFTGVSGSGKSSLVFDTIAAESQRLLNDNFSMFVRQLLPRISQPDVDEIKHLNMAVIIDQKPLGGGPQSTVGTVTDIATVLRLLFSRFGEPHVGTANRFSFNDPAGMCKHCNGKGQKMNIDLEASFDKTKSINQGAIRLPEYQEGDWNLELVKQSGLFDLDKKLKDFSQKELDDLYHAKKVKAGTSNGFNVYFEGIVDKFDRLYISRKYATKDGKPMSERTHKMVAPFIVAGPCPVCHGARLNQKALASKIQGYNIAELSALQIDALLEVIKQLDTQANHTLITAITDRLSHVVEIGLGYLTLDRPTYTLSGGESQRLKLVKHLNGALTDVTYIFDEPSVGLHPHEVQRLNQLLQKLRDEGNTILVVEHDPDVIAVADHIVDIGPQAGTRGGQVVFEGTYRELLKAKTITGQQLKQQLSMKQVFRQPTGQLPITNARVNNLQNLTVDIPTGVFTVVTGVSGSGKSSLINQEFLRQHPEAIVVDQTPVSTSNRSNPATYIGILDAIRNAFAIANQVDAGLFSFNSKGACDNCKGAGFLTVDLGFLDNAKTPCDVCDGKRFKDDVLAYKYNGASITEVLAMTMAQASQFFDLPEITKQLQVLNEVGLDYLTLGQPLNTLSGGECQRIKLASELHKQGSVYVLDEPTTGLHVSDAKRLIALIDRLVDTGNTVITIEHNVNIIRQADWIIDLGPEGGDKGGKIMFTGTTKDLLKNKQSLIARYL is encoded by the coding sequence ATGCAAGAATTTATTGACATCCGCGGCGCGCGCCAAAATAATCTTAAAAATGTGAGCTTAACAATCCCAAAGCGTAAAATTACTGCTTTCACAGGCGTTTCGGGATCGGGCAAGTCGAGTTTAGTGTTTGATACCATTGCTGCCGAATCGCAGCGGCTACTAAACGATAATTTCAGTATGTTCGTGCGGCAGCTGTTGCCGCGTATCAGCCAGCCTGACGTTGACGAGATTAAGCACTTAAATATGGCCGTCATTATCGATCAAAAACCGCTTGGCGGCGGCCCACAATCAACAGTTGGCACAGTAACAGATATCGCCACGGTGCTGCGCCTGTTATTCTCGCGTTTTGGCGAGCCGCATGTCGGTACTGCCAATCGGTTCTCTTTTAATGATCCGGCCGGCATGTGCAAGCACTGTAACGGCAAGGGGCAAAAGATGAATATTGATCTTGAGGCCTCTTTCGATAAAACCAAATCAATCAATCAGGGTGCTATTCGTTTGCCAGAATACCAAGAAGGCGACTGGAACCTTGAGTTGGTAAAACAATCCGGGCTGTTTGACCTTGATAAAAAACTCAAAGATTTCAGCCAAAAAGAACTCGACGATCTCTACCACGCGAAAAAAGTTAAAGCTGGCACCAGTAATGGTTTTAACGTTTATTTTGAAGGGATTGTTGATAAATTTGACCGCCTTTACATTAGCCGCAAGTACGCCACCAAAGACGGTAAGCCGATGTCGGAGCGCACGCACAAAATGGTAGCGCCATTTATCGTAGCCGGACCTTGCCCGGTGTGTCACGGTGCGCGGCTCAACCAAAAGGCCTTAGCCAGCAAAATACAAGGGTACAATATCGCCGAGCTTAGCGCCCTGCAAATAGACGCCCTTCTTGAAGTCATCAAGCAGCTCGATACGCAGGCAAACCATACACTCATTACGGCAATAACTGATCGCCTCTCTCATGTAGTTGAGATTGGCCTTGGTTACTTAACGCTCGACCGCCCGACTTACACCCTATCTGGCGGCGAATCGCAGCGCCTGAAGCTAGTGAAACACTTAAATGGCGCCCTGACTGATGTCACCTATATTTTTGATGAGCCCAGCGTCGGGCTGCACCCCCACGAAGTTCAGCGGCTTAATCAACTGTTGCAAAAACTGCGCGACGAAGGCAATACTATCCTGGTGGTCGAACATGACCCCGATGTTATTGCAGTAGCAGATCATATTGTCGATATTGGCCCGCAGGCCGGCACGCGAGGAGGGCAGGTGGTCTTTGAAGGCACTTACCGGGAATTATTAAAAGCCAAGACCATCACCGGCCAGCAGTTGAAGCAGCAGCTGTCAATGAAACAAGTGTTTCGCCAACCAACCGGTCAGTTGCCAATCACTAACGCACGTGTAAACAACCTTCAAAACCTCACCGTCGATATCCCCACTGGTGTCTTTACGGTCGTAACTGGTGTCTCGGGTTCGGGCAAGAGCTCGCTGATAAACCAGGAATTTCTGCGCCAACATCCAGAAGCGATTGTGGTCGACCAAACACCGGTTAGCACCTCAAATCGCTCGAATCCAGCTACCTATATTGGCATCCTGGATGCTATTCGAAACGCTTTTGCCATAGCCAACCAGGTTGATGCCGGGCTATTTAGTTTTAATTCTAAGGGTGCCTGCGACAACTGTAAGGGCGCCGGCTTTTTAACCGTTGATCTTGGATTTTTAGATAACGCCAAAACGCCCTGCGACGTGTGCGACGGCAAGCGCTTTAAAGATGACGTATTGGCCTACAAATATAACGGCGCATCTATCACTGAAGTGCTTGCTATGACCATGGCTCAAGCCAGCCAGTTTTTTGACTTACCCGAAATTACTAAGCAGCTCCAGGTCTTGAACGAAGTCGGCCTTGATTACCTGACGCTCGGCCAACCACTCAACACGCTATCAGGCGGTGAATGCCAGCGCATTAAGCTAGCCAGCGAACTGCACAAGCAGGGGAGCGTCTACGTGCTCGATGAGCCCACAACCGGCCTGCATGTTTCAGATGCTAAGCGGCTTATAGCCTTGATTGACCGGCTGGTTGATACTGGCAACACCGTAATCACCATCGAACATAACGTTAATATTATTCGCCAAGCCGATTGGATTATTGACCTTGGCCCCGAAGGCGGCGACAAAGGCGGTAAAATTATGTTTACAGGTACAACCAAAGACCTGCTCAAAAACAAACAATCACTTATTGCGCGCTATCTTTAA
- a CDS encoding transglutaminase domain-containing protein — protein MQNVTTPSPTPNGAASAPSAPRSNKKVILIVGAIILAVVVLMGIFLFSVFRLVSNQTTKVTFSGDLPYQFTEPQLNLDPRHKFVFNAAIDPTAIDSEHKNAIQVYSDSAFTKEVPASSYYFDGKLEISAPSAINAIGSGTTTGKSVALTGYETWGLFKEYFLVQRRDLSTGQPLEKPIVTKFTVKPAALATPKVSYTIDDRGAVQFSWEKVAGADAYYIVKLEYDKGADDRANLTADLIGETKDTKWDSVQQDKYLQQDLNNPSRGVVVQNSAFKNFLQSEDDLRNAAPGSLTEGEKKKITEYGVVAFRAETVSSLGGVAGEQIEPQLPVNIAHNARREQDIPADVSVGTFDAIPKQIPVTMADGKTALRPVMVSAEGVTKGEIISNETGQPGDTRRIITLKVPYKVQGTLISGFYHIKEYSDATYPQEIARIATRNKAAQAKTGNFSTYTYATPKKDLSSITISKAAPEVPYKVNATNSFTNYIAANMIAGSEYIDVSQFQDSPIDLWDAYREAISQNPYILAVKSAYFYDDRNLLEVQYYGTADQRKQEQQAIAAEIRRVTSSIIKPGMSDSAKVTAINNYLIEHAEYNYDALGALKTTVSFIPDQYTRSWTPAGTLIDKKGVCASYAYAFKALADAAGLQAVYVTGLANGERHAWNKVKVDGKWRAIDVTWNDTPVQTNSYFLLTDQHMSKDHQQDDDFVIDVLAGQFATQ, from the coding sequence ATGCAAAATGTTACAACACCCTCACCTACGCCAAATGGAGCGGCTAGTGCGCCCTCAGCTCCTCGTTCAAACAAAAAAGTAATACTCATCGTCGGGGCAATTATTCTGGCCGTCGTGGTGCTTATGGGAATTTTTCTCTTTTCGGTTTTCCGCCTGGTATCGAATCAAACCACCAAGGTAACTTTTTCAGGTGATCTGCCCTACCAGTTTACTGAACCGCAACTAAATCTCGATCCACGCCATAAATTTGTGTTTAACGCCGCCATCGACCCAACCGCCATCGATTCTGAGCACAAAAATGCCATACAGGTATATAGCGACAGTGCCTTTACTAAAGAGGTGCCCGCTAGCAGCTATTACTTCGATGGCAAGCTGGAAATTAGTGCCCCGAGTGCGATCAATGCCATTGGTAGCGGCACGACAACCGGCAAAAGCGTGGCGCTCACCGGCTATGAAACCTGGGGGCTATTTAAAGAGTACTTTTTGGTGCAGCGGCGCGATCTCAGCACCGGCCAGCCGCTCGAAAAACCAATTGTGACCAAATTTACGGTTAAGCCAGCAGCACTTGCAACGCCAAAAGTGTCATATACTATTGATGACCGCGGGGCCGTGCAATTTTCTTGGGAAAAAGTAGCCGGAGCCGACGCATACTATATTGTGAAACTTGAATATGACAAAGGTGCCGATGATCGAGCAAACCTCACTGCGGATTTAATTGGTGAAACAAAAGACACCAAATGGGATTCGGTGCAGCAAGATAAATATTTGCAGCAAGATTTAAACAACCCTTCACGCGGGGTGGTGGTTCAAAACAGTGCGTTTAAGAACTTCTTACAATCAGAAGACGACTTACGGAATGCAGCGCCGGGCTCATTAACCGAAGGTGAAAAAAAGAAAATCACCGAATACGGCGTGGTTGCCTTTCGTGCTGAAACCGTCTCGTCACTGGGCGGCGTTGCCGGTGAACAAATTGAGCCCCAATTGCCTGTTAATATTGCCCATAATGCCCGCCGCGAACAGGATATCCCGGCAGATGTGAGCGTGGGGACCTTCGATGCGATTCCGAAGCAAATCCCTGTGACTATGGCCGATGGCAAAACCGCTCTGCGGCCGGTGATGGTTTCAGCCGAAGGCGTCACAAAGGGCGAAATTATTTCAAACGAAACTGGCCAGCCAGGCGATACGCGGCGCATCATCACCCTCAAAGTGCCGTATAAGGTGCAAGGGACGTTAATCAGTGGTTTTTATCATATTAAAGAGTATTCTGATGCCACTTACCCACAGGAAATCGCTCGAATTGCTACTCGTAACAAAGCCGCCCAAGCCAAAACCGGTAACTTCTCTACCTACACCTACGCCACGCCCAAGAAAGATTTAAGCAGTATCACAATCAGCAAGGCCGCCCCTGAAGTTCCCTATAAAGTGAACGCCACTAATTCATTTACGAATTACATTGCGGCAAATATGATCGCCGGCAGTGAGTACATTGATGTTTCGCAGTTCCAAGATAGCCCAATCGACCTCTGGGACGCCTACCGCGAAGCAATCTCGCAAAACCCATATATTCTGGCTGTCAAAAGCGCTTACTTTTATGACGATCGCAACCTGCTAGAAGTGCAATATTACGGCACGGCCGATCAACGTAAACAAGAACAACAAGCGATTGCTGCCGAAATTCGCCGTGTCACGAGCAGTATCATTAAGCCAGGCATGAGCGACAGCGCGAAAGTCACGGCTATCAATAATTACCTAATTGAACATGCCGAGTATAATTACGATGCTCTCGGTGCCCTCAAGACGACGGTCAGTTTTATCCCCGATCAATACACGCGCTCCTGGACGCCGGCCGGTACGCTGATTGACAAAAAAGGCGTTTGTGCCAGCTACGCCTACGCCTTCAAAGCGCTGGCCGACGCCGCAGGCTTACAGGCGGTATATGTGACCGGTTTGGCAAATGGCGAACGCCACGCCTGGAATAAGGTGAAGGTTGACGGCAAGTGGCGCGCAATCGATGTCACCTGGAACGACACTCCTGTGCAAACCAATTCGTACTTCCTATTAACCGACCAGCATATGAGCAAAGATCACCAGCAAGATGATGATTTTGTGATTGACGTTTTGGCGGGCCAATTTGCTACCCAATAA